One Pleurocapsa sp. PCC 7327 DNA segment encodes these proteins:
- a CDS encoding YtxH domain-containing protein has translation MKKGNGGAFLAGMLVGGAIGTIAGLLIAPRSGKETRRILKKSADALPELAEDLSTSVQLQADRLSESAMRNWNETLGRLKEAIAAGIEASQIEAQERQQPRQVTVDTNSSENHHL, from the coding sequence ATGAAAAAAGGTAATGGAGGAGCATTTCTGGCAGGAATGCTAGTGGGTGGTGCGATTGGTACGATAGCGGGACTGTTAATCGCCCCGCGTTCTGGCAAAGAAACGCGACGAATTTTAAAGAAATCGGCTGATGCTCTGCCAGAGTTAGCAGAAGATCTATCTACGAGCGTACAACTACAAGCCGATCGCTTATCGGAGTCGGCTATGCGAAACTGGAATGAGACGCTTGGTCGTCTTAAAGAAGCGATCGCGGCTGGGATTGAAGCCAGCCAGATAGAAGCGCAAGAACGCCAACAACCTCGCCAAGTTACCGTCGATACTAATTCCTCAGAAAATCATCATTTATAG
- a CDS encoding fructosamine kinase family protein — protein MWNQIADRISQVTGEKFQVKDRRSVSGGCINQGYALIGNGSTYFVKLNQASQVDMFEAEALGLKQMLATQTIRVPVPICWGVIDRSSYLVMEWLEFGSPTTRAWEQMGRKLAAMHQAGGSAKFGWERNNTIGSTPQINTWTENWADFFAEHRIGYQLQLAKRRGGGFPDYFQVVEVVRDHLADRTPKPSLVHGDLWSGNAAVTNAGEPVILDPATYYGDREVDIAMTELFGGFPAAFYRGYNEVFPLEEGYQQRKTLYNLYHILNHFNLFGGGYGSQANRMLQQILSGK, from the coding sequence ATGTGGAATCAAATTGCCGATCGCATTTCTCAAGTTACTGGAGAAAAGTTTCAGGTTAAGGATCGCCGTTCTGTCAGCGGTGGCTGCATCAATCAAGGTTATGCACTGATAGGGAATGGATCGACATACTTCGTCAAACTCAATCAAGCCTCCCAGGTCGATATGTTTGAAGCAGAAGCCCTGGGATTAAAACAAATGCTGGCAACTCAAACGATTCGCGTTCCCGTGCCGATTTGCTGGGGAGTGATAGATCGTTCCAGCTATCTCGTAATGGAATGGCTCGAATTTGGAAGCCCAACGACTCGCGCTTGGGAACAGATGGGTCGCAAACTAGCTGCTATGCATCAAGCGGGCGGTTCTGCTAAGTTTGGTTGGGAGCGCAATAATACAATTGGGTCAACGCCACAAATCAATACTTGGACGGAAAACTGGGCAGATTTTTTTGCCGAACACCGCATTGGCTACCAGTTACAACTCGCCAAGCGGCGAGGCGGGGGTTTTCCCGATTATTTTCAAGTGGTAGAAGTCGTCAGAGATCATCTAGCCGATAGAACTCCGAAACCGTCTTTGGTACATGGCGATTTATGGTCGGGGAATGCAGCTGTAACGAATGCGGGAGAACCCGTTATTTTAGATCCTGCTACTTATTATGGCGATCGCGAAGTAGATATTGCCATGACCGAACTCTTCGGCGGTTTTCCAGCCGCTTTTTATCGCGGCTACAATGAAGTTTTTCCTTTAGAGGAAGGCTATCAACAACGCAAAACCCTCTACAATCTTTACCACATCCTCAATCACTTCAATCTTTTTGGTGGAGGATATGGTTCCCAAGCCAATCGAATGCTTCAACAAATTCTTTCTGGCAAGTAA
- the purH gene encoding bifunctional phosphoribosylaminoimidazolecarboxamide formyltransferase/IMP cyclohydrolase — protein MARLALLSVSDKTGLLELARQLVEEFGFELISSGGTANALKAAGLPVTKVSDYTGFPEILGGRVKTLHPRIHGGILGRRDVPDDVVDMEANQIRPLDLVVVNLYPFEQTISKPDVTEQQAIEQIDIGGPAMLRAAAKNFAHVTVLSNPKHYDFYIQELRQNNGDTSLAFRRKMAEETFALTNAYDGAIASYFASLASKAESSLPTRFSLTGEELQSLRYGENPHQSASWYKTGTQPSGWAAATKLQGKELSYNNLVDLEAARRIIVEFDPKEPAAAILKHTNPCGVAVGTTLAEAYQKAFNADSTSAFGGIVALNQPIDAATAKALTKTFLECIVAPGCESEAQEILATKSNLRVLILPDFKSGPKYTAKVIAGGILVQASDDVIDSPDSWQIVTQKQPTPEQMAELLFAWKVAKHVKSNAIVVTKNRATLGVGAGQMNRLGSVKIALEQAGEKAKGGFLASDGFFPFDDSVRTAATAGIVAIVQPGGSLRDKDSIEAADELGLVMVLTGIRHFLH, from the coding sequence ATGGCACGTTTAGCGCTGCTCAGTGTATCTGATAAGACGGGGCTGCTCGAGCTGGCCCGTCAACTGGTAGAAGAGTTTGGATTTGAGTTAATTAGCAGTGGAGGAACTGCCAATGCCCTAAAAGCAGCAGGATTGCCCGTTACCAAAGTAAGCGACTACACGGGATTTCCAGAGATTTTGGGAGGAAGAGTCAAAACCCTTCATCCTCGCATCCATGGGGGAATTTTAGGGCGGCGAGATGTTCCCGATGACGTGGTAGATATGGAAGCGAACCAAATCCGTCCTTTAGATTTGGTGGTAGTAAATCTCTATCCTTTCGAGCAGACAATTTCCAAACCCGATGTAACCGAGCAACAAGCGATCGAGCAGATTGATATCGGAGGTCCAGCAATGTTACGCGCGGCGGCGAAAAACTTCGCCCATGTGACAGTTTTGTCTAATCCCAAACATTATGATTTCTATATTCAGGAATTACGCCAAAATAATGGAGACACTTCCCTAGCGTTTCGTCGAAAAATGGCAGAAGAAACCTTTGCGCTGACTAATGCTTATGATGGCGCGATCGCGTCTTACTTTGCCAGTCTCGCCTCAAAAGCAGAAAGTTCCCTTCCAACTCGTTTCAGCCTTACTGGAGAAGAATTACAATCCCTCCGCTACGGAGAAAATCCCCATCAAAGCGCCAGTTGGTATAAAACCGGAACGCAACCGTCAGGATGGGCAGCCGCGACAAAATTGCAAGGAAAAGAACTCAGTTACAATAATCTGGTAGATTTAGAAGCCGCACGGCGCATTATCGTCGAATTCGACCCTAAAGAACCCGCCGCCGCTATTCTCAAGCATACCAATCCCTGCGGCGTGGCTGTCGGAACGACGCTAGCCGAAGCCTATCAAAAAGCTTTCAATGCCGACTCTACCTCGGCTTTTGGAGGAATTGTCGCACTCAATCAACCCATCGACGCTGCAACAGCGAAAGCACTGACCAAAACATTCTTAGAATGTATTGTAGCGCCGGGATGCGAGTCAGAAGCCCAAGAAATTCTAGCCACAAAATCCAATCTGAGGGTGTTAATTCTGCCAGATTTCAAAAGCGGTCCCAAATACACAGCAAAAGTAATCGCAGGGGGAATTTTAGTCCAAGCGTCTGATGATGTTATCGATAGTCCCGATAGTTGGCAAATCGTCACCCAAAAGCAACCCACTCCAGAACAAATGGCGGAATTGCTGTTTGCTTGGAAAGTCGCCAAGCACGTTAAATCCAATGCTATTGTTGTAACCAAAAATCGCGCGACCTTGGGGGTCGGAGCCGGACAGATGAATCGCCTCGGTTCGGTTAAAATTGCCCTCGAACAAGCGGGAGAGAAAGCCAAAGGCGGATTTCTAGCTAGCGATGGATTCTTTCCCTTTGATGATTCGGTGCGGACGGCTGCCACAGCTGGAATTGTAGCGATCGTTCAACCGGGAGGTTCTTTGAGGGATAAAGATTCTATTGAGGCTGCCGACGAGTTAGGGTTAGTGATGGTGTTGACTGGCATCCGTCATTTCTTGCATTGA
- a CDS encoding pitrilysin family protein yields MTSILLKSPTLTMPKICQLPNGLTIIAEQMPVEAVNLNVWLNVGSVMEADEINGMAHFLEHMVFKGTPRLGSGEFERFIEERGAITNAATSQEYTHYYITTAPRDFAELAPLQLDVILNPSVPEAAFERERLVVLEEIRRSEDNPRRRTFYRAMETCFKSLPYRRPVLGSASVIKKLTPQQMRDFHAYWYRPQSMTAVVVGNLPVEESIDIVAKGFLEVGGCRDPGGGVCREVPSQSSQFLTPEPPFRDIVRREFVDDSLQQSRLVMTWRVPGLTALSQTYALDVLAVILGQGKVSRLFRDLREERGLVSQVGASNMTQGVQGVFYISAQLPTENISEVEAAIAEHIRKIQTESVTEAELARIRTQVANRFIFSNERPSDRANLYGYYYSQLRDLEPALNYPAYIQSLEVADLQAAAQRYLDPDAYGIVVMKPTA; encoded by the coding sequence ATGACCTCTATTTTGCTCAAATCTCCAACGCTAACTATGCCAAAAATTTGTCAACTGCCGAATGGCTTGACAATTATAGCCGAACAGATGCCGGTAGAAGCCGTGAATCTGAATGTATGGCTCAATGTGGGTTCGGTCATGGAAGCAGACGAAATTAACGGGATGGCTCACTTTTTAGAGCATATGGTGTTTAAGGGAACTCCCCGACTCGGAAGTGGAGAGTTTGAGCGCTTTATCGAAGAAAGAGGAGCGATTACGAATGCAGCAACGAGCCAAGAATATACCCACTACTACATCACGACGGCTCCCAGAGATTTTGCCGAACTGGCTCCATTGCAGTTAGATGTCATCCTTAACCCCAGCGTTCCCGAAGCGGCTTTCGAGAGAGAGCGATTGGTGGTGCTAGAAGAAATTCGTCGTTCGGAGGACAATCCCCGTCGTCGCACTTTTTACAGAGCCATGGAAACCTGTTTTAAAAGCTTGCCCTATCGCCGTCCGGTTTTGGGTTCTGCTTCAGTTATCAAGAAGTTAACCCCTCAACAAATGCGAGACTTTCACGCCTACTGGTATCGCCCCCAATCAATGACGGCTGTTGTCGTGGGCAATCTGCCTGTAGAGGAGTCGATCGATATTGTGGCAAAAGGATTTTTAGAAGTCGGAGGTTGTCGAGACCCCGGAGGAGGCGTCTGTAGAGAAGTTCCAAGTCAGAGTTCGCAATTTTTAACTCCCGAACCGCCTTTTAGAGACATCGTGCGCCGAGAATTCGTCGATGATAGCCTACAACAATCGCGTTTGGTCATGACGTGGCGAGTTCCCGGACTGACGGCTCTCTCCCAAACCTATGCGCTGGACGTTTTGGCGGTCATTTTAGGACAGGGTAAGGTGTCTCGGCTATTTCGGGATCTCAGAGAGGAGCGAGGACTGGTATCGCAGGTGGGGGCGAGCAATATGACTCAGGGAGTACAGGGCGTTTTTTATATTTCAGCCCAATTGCCGACAGAAAATATTTCTGAAGTAGAAGCCGCGATCGCCGAACACATTCGTAAAATTCAAACAGAGTCAGTGACGGAAGCAGAACTTGCTCGCATTCGTACCCAGGTTGCCAATCGCTTTATTTTTAGCAATGAAAGACCGAGCGATCGCGCTAATCTCTATGGTTACTACTACTCTCAGTTGCGAGATTTAGAACCCGCCCTCAATTACCCTGCCTATATCCAATCTCTCGAAGTTGCCGATCTCCAAGCCGCAGCTCAACGCTATCTCGATCCGGATGCTTATGGCATAGTCGTCATGAAACCCACTGCTTAA
- a CDS encoding EAL domain-containing protein, translating to MSDNEREKVRHILAIEDPQGQRMIPLEGATYSIGRDPRNSIVLNSKLVSRQHAILLRVTAPDSQYYLFRIVDGNLNGQRSKNGLFVNGKKCLSHDLKHGDAIDFGHYVRAKYYTVSNLTDSEFAESSEAEDFSDFLSSRASFYDTLIAPEPELANNSEAALVRLASFPELIPNPIVEVDLKGNVTYLNPAAILKFPTLKEMGQSHPILSGLASSLKTQKQNAFAREVRVDGEFFEESVHYIPESDLIRIFIIDITERKQAEEARRQAEERYRRIFENAVEGIFQTSLDGRYLVANPMLARIYGYDSPEELIDSITDIGRQFYVDPLRRLEFIGLMREKGEIRSFESQVYRKDGSIIWISEKVRPLCDADGEVIGYEGSVEDITERKRVEEELQKRDRLLQAVAEAARYLLAEMEYEKAIFQALAVLGTAATVDFVVIVENHPQPVTGELSMSLRYAWSRESLESLVHQPHWQNRTYNAFGKSDWYATLASGRSINRTIQEFSPAEQSLLDLDGIQSLLVVPIFLGNEFWGWIGFADCQQERCWSVHEESTLFTMAASISGALQRQQTEQLMSHRALHDLLTDLPNRTLYNEQLSLAIPNATRQGKSLAVMFLDLDRFKNINDTLGHTVGDELLKAVAQRLKNSLRAGDIVARWGGDEFTVLLSQIEEIEDATRTAERILQSLDEVFHLDGHDFYVTSSIGIALLNEDSYDAETLIKNADTALYYAKEQGRNQYQFYTSALSAKAPERLSLEKRLRQALEKKEFSLHYQPRIDVATGQITGMEALLRWQSPDMGAVSPGIFIPVAEESGLILSIGEWVLRTACIQNKAWQAAGLPAICVAVNLSPLQFRQPQLVETVARILQETGLEPRYLELEITETTAIQDIEFTRTVLQKLDRMGVRLAIDDFGTGHSSLSRLQLLPLHNLKIDRSFIRDLTNDKKVSHIVTAIVTLGQSLGLSIIAEGVEKEEELEFLKSINCESVQGFLFYRPLSVEGATEILANATENNQLAVREERD from the coding sequence GTGAGTGATAACGAGCGGGAGAAAGTCCGTCACATCTTAGCTATTGAAGACCCTCAAGGTCAACGAATGATTCCGCTTGAAGGAGCTACGTATTCCATTGGGCGAGACCCGCGCAACTCCATCGTTCTTAACTCCAAATTAGTGTCTCGCCAACACGCCATTTTGTTGCGGGTGACCGCCCCTGATAGCCAATACTATCTATTTCGCATTGTCGATGGCAATCTCAACGGGCAGAGAAGCAAGAACGGCTTATTTGTCAATGGGAAAAAATGCTTATCTCACGACCTAAAACACGGCGATGCGATTGACTTTGGTCACTACGTTCGAGCCAAGTACTATACTGTCTCCAATTTAACCGATTCAGAATTTGCCGAGTCATCTGAAGCAGAAGACTTTTCTGACTTTCTATCGAGTCGAGCTAGCTTCTACGATACCCTGATAGCTCCCGAACCCGAACTAGCAAATAATAGCGAGGCAGCTTTGGTTCGCTTAGCATCCTTTCCCGAACTGATTCCCAATCCCATCGTTGAAGTCGATTTGAAGGGAAACGTCACCTATCTCAATCCAGCCGCCATCCTCAAGTTTCCCACACTCAAAGAGATGGGACAATCTCACCCGATTTTGAGCGGGCTAGCTTCGAGCCTTAAAACTCAAAAGCAAAACGCCTTTGCAAGAGAAGTCCGAGTTGACGGGGAATTTTTTGAGGAATCGGTACACTACATTCCCGAAAGCGATTTAATTAGAATTTTCATTATCGACATTACCGAACGCAAGCAAGCAGAGGAAGCGCGGCGGCAGGCAGAGGAGCGATATCGCAGAATTTTTGAGAACGCTGTTGAGGGCATTTTTCAAACTAGCTTAGACGGACGCTATTTGGTGGCCAACCCCATGCTAGCCCGCATCTATGGATACGATTCCCCAGAAGAATTGATCGATAGCATAACCGATATCGGGCGGCAGTTCTACGTCGATCCGCTCCGTCGGCTGGAGTTTATCGGTCTGATGCGCGAGAAAGGCGAGATACGCAGCTTTGAATCGCAAGTATACCGCAAAGACGGCAGCATTATCTGGATTTCTGAAAAAGTGCGTCCTCTGTGCGATGCAGACGGCGAGGTAATCGGTTATGAAGGCTCGGTAGAGGATATTACCGAACGCAAGCGAGTTGAGGAAGAACTGCAAAAGCGCGATCGCCTGTTGCAAGCGGTAGCAGAAGCCGCCAGATATTTACTCGCCGAAATGGAGTACGAGAAAGCAATTTTCCAAGCTTTAGCGGTATTGGGAACGGCGGCTACCGTCGATTTCGTCGTTATCGTCGAAAATCATCCCCAGCCCGTCACTGGCGAATTATCTATGAGTTTGCGCTATGCTTGGTCGCGAGAGTCTTTAGAATCGCTCGTGCATCAGCCTCACTGGCAAAATCGCACTTACAATGCATTCGGCAAGTCTGACTGGTATGCGACTCTCGCTTCGGGTCGCTCGATTAACCGGACCATTCAAGAATTCTCTCCTGCCGAACAATCTTTGCTTGACCTAGACGGCATTCAATCGCTGCTTGTGGTTCCCATTTTTTTAGGCAACGAATTTTGGGGCTGGATTGGCTTTGCCGACTGCCAGCAAGAACGGTGCTGGTCGGTTCACGAAGAATCGACGCTCTTTACCATGGCAGCGAGTATTAGCGGTGCCCTACAACGACAGCAAACCGAACAACTAATGAGTCACCGCGCCCTTCACGACCTGCTAACGGATCTGCCCAATCGAACCCTATACAACGAGCAGCTATCCTTAGCGATTCCCAATGCGACTCGGCAGGGCAAAAGTCTCGCCGTCATGTTTTTAGACCTCGATCGCTTTAAAAATATCAATGACACCCTCGGACACACGGTTGGAGATGAATTGTTGAAAGCCGTCGCGCAACGCTTAAAAAACTCCCTCAGAGCGGGCGATATTGTCGCTCGTTGGGGAGGAGATGAATTCACCGTCCTGCTGTCTCAAATCGAAGAAATTGAGGATGCGACGAGAACTGCCGAGAGAATCCTACAATCCCTAGACGAAGTATTTCACCTTGACGGTCACGATTTCTACGTGACCAGCAGCATCGGCATTGCTTTGTTGAACGAAGACAGTTACGATGCTGAAACCCTCATCAAAAACGCGGATACGGCTCTGTATTACGCCAAAGAACAGGGCAGGAATCAATACCAGTTTTACACTTCTGCTCTGAGCGCCAAAGCTCCCGAACGGCTGAGCCTAGAAAAGCGGCTGCGTCAGGCGCTAGAGAAAAAAGAATTTAGCCTTCATTATCAACCTCGCATCGATGTGGCGACGGGACAAATTACTGGGATGGAGGCATTGCTTCGCTGGCAAAGTCCCGATATGGGAGCGGTGTCTCCTGGGATTTTTATCCCCGTTGCCGAGGAGAGTGGTTTGATTCTTTCTATCGGGGAGTGGGTGCTGCGAACTGCCTGCATCCAAAATAAGGCTTGGCAAGCGGCAGGATTGCCTGCTATCTGCGTGGCGGTCAATCTCTCGCCTTTGCAGTTTCGTCAGCCCCAACTGGTCGAAACGGTCGCGAGGATCTTACAAGAAACGGGACTGGAACCTCGCTACTTAGAGCTAGAAATCACGGAAACGACAGCCATCCAGGATATTGAATTCACCCGAACCGTGTTGCAAAAACTCGATCGCATGGGGGTTCGCCTCGCCATCGACGACTTTGGAACGGGTCATTCTTCCTTGAGTCGCCTTCAGCTTCTGCCCCTACACAACCTAAAAATCGATCGATCTTTCATTCGCGATTTGACCAATGATAAAAAAGTCTCTCATATCGTTACGGCAATAGTTACCCTCGGACAAAGTTTAGGCTTGAGCATCATTGCTGAAGGGGTGGAGAAAGAGGAAGAACTGGAGTTTCTCAAATCGATTAACTGCGAGTCGGTACAGGGTTTTCTCTTCTATCGCCCGTTGTCCGTCGAAGGAGCAACCGAGATTCTCGCCAATGCAACAGAAAATAATCAACTCGCAGTACGAGAGGAACGCGACTGA
- a CDS encoding precorrin-8X methylmutase, with protein MEWHVTDAQSLAIVDSEIGDTELAPAEYEIVRRVIYATADFEYKSLIRFSEKALQVGAAALAARTTIIVDVPMVQVGILTNLQKTFANPVYCSMETSTRPQKEKTQTAWGMETLARRYPEAIFVIGQSQTALAGLVELVKQNGIKPALAIGTPSGFIGVDEAKAQLKASSIPYISADGRKGSSVVAVAIVNGLIDLAWQIYGQ; from the coding sequence ATGGAATGGCACGTAACAGACGCGCAAAGTCTGGCGATCGTTGACAGCGAAATCGGCGATACAGAATTAGCTCCTGCTGAATATGAAATAGTGCGTCGCGTTATTTACGCAACGGCTGATTTTGAATATAAGTCTTTGATTCGATTTTCTGAGAAGGCACTTCAGGTAGGAGCAGCCGCTTTAGCTGCCCGCACCACCATAATCGTTGACGTACCAATGGTGCAGGTCGGAATCTTGACGAACTTGCAAAAAACCTTTGCCAATCCAGTCTATTGCAGCATGGAAACCAGTACTCGACCTCAAAAAGAAAAGACACAGACAGCCTGGGGGATGGAAACCTTAGCCAGACGCTATCCAGAAGCAATTTTCGTTATCGGACAATCTCAGACTGCCTTAGCAGGTTTGGTCGAATTAGTCAAGCAAAATGGGATTAAACCTGCTTTGGCGATCGGCACGCCATCGGGCTTTATTGGCGTAGATGAAGCAAAAGCCCAATTAAAAGCGTCTTCAATTCCCTACATCAGCGCTGATGGTCGCAAAGGGAGTTCCGTGGTGGCAGTAGCCATTGTCAATGGATTAATCGATTTAGCTTGGCAGATTTATGGGCAATAG
- a CDS encoding peroxiredoxin: protein MSRRTFFTLILASCLVFLGWYQSIPSALALGGQQPPLNQLAPDFTLPSNTGDGNVSLSDYRGQWVVLYFYPKDFTPGCTLEARRFQEDLPKYQARNVQILGVSVDDVDSHSEFCDSEGLKFPLLADTTGEVSKAYGSWLGSMSVRHTYLIDPQGILRERFLGVRPAIHSAEVLARLDELQAANS, encoded by the coding sequence ATGTCTCGACGTACTTTCTTTACGCTTATACTAGCAAGCTGTCTTGTTTTTCTCGGTTGGTATCAGTCAATTCCCAGCGCCCTAGCCTTGGGCGGTCAACAGCCTCCCCTCAACCAACTTGCCCCAGATTTTACTTTGCCTTCCAATACAGGCGATGGCAACGTCTCTCTATCTGACTATCGAGGCCAATGGGTTGTCCTGTATTTCTATCCCAAAGACTTTACTCCTGGCTGCACGCTAGAAGCCCGTCGCTTCCAAGAAGATCTGCCGAAATACCAAGCCAGAAACGTTCAAATTCTCGGAGTTAGTGTCGATGATGTCGATTCCCACAGCGAATTCTGCGACTCAGAAGGTCTCAAATTTCCTCTGCTTGCCGATACAACGGGTGAAGTGAGTAAAGCGTATGGTTCTTGGCTGGGTTCGATGTCTGTTCGCCATACTTACTTAATCGATCCGCAAGGGATTTTGCGGGAGCGCTTTTTGGGAGTTAGACCTGCCATTCACAGTGCTGAAGTGCTAGCCCGTCTCGATGAATTACAGGCAGCTAACTCGTGA
- the rpsU gene encoding 30S ribosomal protein S21: MTQVVVGQNENIESALRRFKRQVSKAGIFADIKRRRHFETPIEKKKRKAVARRKKRFR, encoded by the coding sequence ATGACCCAGGTGGTTGTAGGACAAAACGAAAATATTGAATCAGCCTTACGCCGCTTTAAGCGTCAAGTCTCTAAAGCGGGAATTTTTGCAGATATTAAGCGTCGTCGCCACTTCGAGACTCCCATTGAAAAGAAAAAGCGGAAAGCTGTAGCCCGTCGTAAAAAGCGTTTTCGTTAA
- the aroA gene encoding 3-phosphoshikimate 1-carboxyvinyltransferase has translation MPSPIVTLHDAIAQQNLSISPPPSGLSVGGKIAVPGDKSISHRALMLGAIASGETTIEGLLLGEDPRSTASCFQAMGAEISPLNTEKVIVKGIGLGNLQEPQDVLNAGNSGTTIRLMLGLLASHRDRFFTVTGDSSLRSRPMSRVIKPLQQMGAQIWGRKDNSLAPLAVRGQQLKPSHYHSPIASAQVKSCLLLAGLMTEGKTTVTEPSLSRDHSERMLQAFGAQLEIDPETHSVTVIGPATLQGQRVIVPGDLSSAAFWLVAASIVPGSELLIENVGINPTRTGILEVLEMMGADIRLENKRAVTGEPVADLRVRSRQLKACTIEGNLIPRLIDEIPILAVAAVFARGTTIIRDAAELRVKESDRLAAIATELNRMGARITELPDGLEITGGTPLEGTEVDSYTDHRIAMSLAIAALNAQGTTTIHRAEAAAISYPEFVSTLQAVCRN, from the coding sequence ATGCCATCTCCTATCGTTACCCTACACGACGCGATCGCGCAGCAAAATTTATCAATCTCTCCACCGCCTTCTGGACTGTCTGTGGGCGGAAAGATCGCGGTTCCCGGCGATAAATCTATCTCCCATCGCGCCTTGATGTTAGGCGCGATCGCCTCTGGAGAAACCACCATTGAAGGACTGTTGTTGGGAGAAGATCCGCGCAGTACGGCAAGTTGTTTTCAGGCGATGGGAGCAGAAATTTCTCCATTAAATACTGAGAAAGTCATTGTCAAAGGCATCGGACTGGGAAATTTACAAGAACCCCAAGATGTTTTGAATGCCGGAAATTCAGGAACGACGATTCGCCTGATGCTGGGATTGCTAGCTTCCCATCGAGATCGCTTTTTTACCGTAACGGGAGATAGTTCGCTGCGATCGCGTCCTATGTCCCGCGTCATCAAACCTCTGCAGCAAATGGGAGCGCAAATCTGGGGACGAAAAGACAATTCTCTGGCACCTCTGGCAGTTCGAGGACAGCAACTCAAACCCAGCCATTATCATTCTCCCATCGCTTCGGCTCAAGTCAAATCCTGCCTTCTCCTGGCAGGATTAATGACAGAAGGGAAAACTACCGTTACCGAACCGTCTCTCTCCCGCGATCACAGCGAGCGAATGTTACAAGCGTTCGGGGCACAATTGGAGATCGATCCCGAAACCCACAGCGTCACCGTCATCGGTCCCGCCACCTTGCAAGGACAGCGAGTCATCGTACCGGGAGATCTCAGTTCTGCGGCTTTTTGGTTAGTCGCGGCATCCATCGTTCCCGGTTCTGAATTGCTGATCGAAAATGTCGGCATCAATCCTACGCGCACGGGGATTTTAGAAGTTTTAGAGATGATGGGAGCCGATATTCGACTAGAAAATAAGCGAGCGGTTACAGGCGAACCCGTGGCGGATTTACGAGTGCGATCGCGCCAGTTAAAAGCCTGTACGATTGAAGGCAATTTAATTCCTCGTCTCATCGACGAAATTCCGATTTTGGCGGTAGCGGCAGTCTTCGCGCGAGGAACGACGATTATTCGCGATGCGGCAGAATTAAGAGTTAAAGAAAGCGATCGCCTTGCCGCTATTGCCACAGAATTGAATCGTATGGGAGCTAGAATTACCGAACTCCCCGATGGGTTAGAAATTACTGGCGGCACGCCTCTGGAGGGAACGGAAGTAGATAGTTATACCGATCATCGCATTGCTATGAGTCTCGCGATCGCTGCTCTCAACGCCCAAGGTACGACCACGATTCATCGTGCAGAAGCGGCAGCGATTTCTTATCCCGAATTTGTCAGTACGCTGCAAGCAGTTTGCAGGAATTGA
- a CDS encoding TPM domain-containing protein — translation MQNSWIQRLSIIIVACCLTLLTWVVAPAPARAVNNPELLPDTVTPVVDLANYLPKLQEESLIKHINEFEAQTGWKLRVLTQYERSPGRAVINFWGLDDKSILLVADGRGGNLLAFSIGDAVYELLPRTFWIELQARFGNMYFVRDNGENNAIAQSLETVENCLLRGGCRVVPGLPREQWILTLATSIAGGIVCGLAAIPRKEGQKFAWQWVLIMSPLWGILFISFGIGPVVSRTSDWLPLFRNVIGFALGGLVAYLSPLVNQPTASKT, via the coding sequence ATGCAAAATTCTTGGATTCAGCGGCTCTCAATCATTATAGTCGCCTGTTGTTTAACCTTATTGACTTGGGTCGTTGCCCCAGCCCCAGCGCGTGCGGTCAACAATCCAGAGCTATTGCCCGATACGGTTACTCCCGTGGTCGATCTTGCCAATTACCTTCCCAAACTTCAGGAAGAATCTTTGATTAAACATATCAATGAGTTTGAGGCGCAGACTGGCTGGAAACTCAGGGTACTGACTCAGTACGAGCGCTCTCCCGGAAGAGCAGTAATTAATTTCTGGGGGCTGGACGATAAAAGCATCCTCCTAGTCGCTGACGGGCGGGGAGGAAATCTGCTGGCTTTCAGCATCGGCGATGCTGTCTACGAACTCCTGCCTCGTACCTTCTGGATCGAATTACAAGCTCGTTTCGGGAATATGTACTTCGTGCGAGACAATGGCGAAAATAACGCGATCGCCCAATCCTTAGAAACCGTTGAAAATTGTTTGCTTAGAGGAGGCTGTCGCGTCGTTCCCGGACTGCCGAGGGAACAGTGGATTCTCACGCTCGCTACTTCAATCGCAGGCGGGATCGTTTGCGGACTGGCAGCAATTCCCCGCAAAGAAGGACAAAAATTTGCTTGGCAATGGGTTTTGATTATGTCGCCGCTGTGGGGGATTTTATTTATTTCTTTTGGCATTGGACCGGTAGTCAGCCGGACTTCGGATTGGTTGCCGCTCTTTCGCAACGTCATCGGTTTTGCGCTCGGAGGATTGGTTGCCTATCTCTCGCCGCTAGTCAATCAACCAACTGCTTCAAAAACTTAA